In Gigantopelta aegis isolate Gae_Host chromosome 6, Gae_host_genome, whole genome shotgun sequence, the following are encoded in one genomic region:
- the LOC121375157 gene encoding all-trans retinoic acid-induced differentiation factor-like: MDSLKLNQQVLCLAWIIVLYFCSQGVSVLEEQTLNHLEVCNRNQTCRSPMNGTVVAEMCNKAGLDIHDRCCLNTTDATVIIGINLQNCGITNVSRIFHKLDFLKVIMLEENPLHNVTSEDFEDILHIDYLSLSSKYICPGGTRSWENITIEKNKTVCQHEVDICKVYNVSCPDNSHCVNVAPGLTECLCLPGYHGYKCLRKGTFPAWKFSIGLVASTIVVAAFLWITQRRHVKKED, encoded by the exons ATGGATTCCTTAAAATTAAATCAACAGGTTTTATGTTTGGCATggataattgttttatatttttgttctcaAGGTGTATCTGTTTTAGAAGAGCAAACATTGAAT CACTTGGAAGTTTGCAATAGAAATCAAACATGCCGAAGTCCAATGAATGGAACAGTGGTTGCGGAAATGTGTAACAAAGCTGGACTTGATATACATGATAGATGTTGCCTTAATACTACAGATGCAACAGTTATCATCGG AATAAACTTACAGAACTGTGGCATCACAAATGTTTCCAGAATATTTCACAAACTAGATTTCCTAAAGGTCAT AATGCTTGAAGAAAATCCTCTACACAATGTGACCAGTGAAGATTTTGAGGACATTTTGCACATTGATTATCT GTCTTTGTCATCCAAATACATATGTCCTGGTGGTACCAGATCATGGGAAAATATCACCATAGAGAAAAACAAGACAGTGTGCCAACATGAAGTTGATATCTGCAAAGTttataatg TTTCCTGTCCGGATAACTCCCACTGTGTGAATGTTGCTCCAGGATTAACAGAATGTCTCTGCCTCCCTGGTTACCATGGATACAAATGTTTACGAAAG GGAACATTTCCAGCATGGAAGTTTTCCATTGGACTTGTGGCTTCAACAATAGTGGTTGCAGCTTTTCTTTGGATCACACAAAGAAGACatgttaaaaaagaagattaG
- the LOC121376149 gene encoding UDP-N-acetylglucosamine transferase subunit ALG14 homolog isoform X1: protein MQDNKVADTTLITIVAIMLLFYFIYKKCIKRKERQILRTTSSSSVMIVIGSGGHTREMLCLVDKIGSKYSPRYYIIADTDQISEQKVHALEQQYKTRNGTETEYSIHKVPRSREVSQSWITTIMSTIYAVLYSFPIVFQLKPDLILCNGPGTCIPVCFAGLILKWIHIKQTLIIYIESICRVESLSMSAKILYYLADHMLVQWPQLRNRYPKCQYIGRVV, encoded by the exons ATGCAAGATAATAAAGTAGCTGACACTACTTTGATAACTATTGTAGccattatgttattattttattttatttataaaaaatgtataaaacgAAAGGAACGACAAATTTTGCGAACAACCAGTTCATCGTCAGTTATGATCGTTATTGGATCAG gTGGACATACAAGAGAGATGCTTTGTCTTGTTGACAAAATTGGATCAAAATACTCCCCACGCTACTACATCATTGCTGACACAGATCAAATTAGTGAACAGAAAGTACATGCTTTAGAACAGCAATACAAAACCAGAAATGGAACAGAAACAGAG TACAGTATCCATAAAGTGCCACGCAGTCGAGAAGTAAGCCAATCATGGATAACGACCATAATGTCTACAATATATGCTGTTCTTTACAGTTTTCCCATTGTTTTTCAACTAAAACCCGATCTT ATTCTGTGTAATGGTCCAGGGACGTGCATTCCAGTCTGTTTTGCAGGACTAATTTTAaag TGGATTCATATCAAACAGACACTTATTATCTACATAGAGAGTATTTGTCGTGTGGAGTCCTTGTCGATGTCGGCTAAAATTCTGTATTATTTAGCAGATCACATGCTGGTGCAATGGCCTCAACTCCGGAACAGATACCCGAAGTGTCAATACATCGGGAGAGTTGTTTAG
- the LOC121376149 gene encoding UDP-N-acetylglucosamine transferase subunit ALG14 homolog isoform X2, whose protein sequence is MLCLVDKIGSKYSPRYYIIADTDQISEQKVHALEQQYKTRNGTETEYSIHKVPRSREVSQSWITTIMSTIYAVLYSFPIVFQLKPDLILCNGPGTCIPVCFAGLILKWIHIKQTLIIYIESICRVESLSMSAKILYYLADHMLVQWPQLRNRYPKCQYIGRVV, encoded by the exons ATGCTTTGTCTTGTTGACAAAATTGGATCAAAATACTCCCCACGCTACTACATCATTGCTGACACAGATCAAATTAGTGAACAGAAAGTACATGCTTTAGAACAGCAATACAAAACCAGAAATGGAACAGAAACAGAG TACAGTATCCATAAAGTGCCACGCAGTCGAGAAGTAAGCCAATCATGGATAACGACCATAATGTCTACAATATATGCTGTTCTTTACAGTTTTCCCATTGTTTTTCAACTAAAACCCGATCTT ATTCTGTGTAATGGTCCAGGGACGTGCATTCCAGTCTGTTTTGCAGGACTAATTTTAaag TGGATTCATATCAAACAGACACTTATTATCTACATAGAGAGTATTTGTCGTGTGGAGTCCTTGTCGATGTCGGCTAAAATTCTGTATTATTTAGCAGATCACATGCTGGTGCAATGGCCTCAACTCCGGAACAGATACCCGAAGTGTCAATACATCGGGAGAGTTGTTTAG